A single Buteo buteo chromosome 17, bButBut1.hap1.1, whole genome shotgun sequence DNA region contains:
- the LOC142040804 gene encoding ras-like GTP-binding protein RHO: MAALRRKLTVVGDDCCGKTCLLFALCHKQLPKTYEPTLFDAYTTDTEVDGKEMKLILFDVAGKNEVSYRNLRSVFYEDTDIILMCFSVDRHDSQQNILDFWIPEIKVFCPTVPIILVATKTELRGDEGIKKKLTSPGNEPISTTEGKALAASIGAYAYLECSAKTKEGIDTALEIISQCALNEKRRRKRHYRRCQIL; the protein is encoded by the coding sequence ATGGCTGCTCTTAGGAGAAAGCTAACTGTAGTTGGAGATGACTGCTGTGGTAAGACGTGCCTCCTCTTTGCTCTGTGTCACAAGCAGCTTCCCAAGACCTATGAGCCAACTCTGTTTGACGCTTACACCACTGACACAGAAGTAGATGGGAAAGAGATGAAACTAATTCTCTTCGATGTGGCAGGGAAGAATGAAGTCAGTTACCGAAATCTCCGCTCAGTGTTCTACGAGGACACCGACATTATTTTAATGTGCTTCTCTGTGGACAGGCATGACTCACAGCAAAACATCCTTGATTTTTGGATTCCAGAAATCAAAGTGTTCTGCCCCACAGTACCTATTATTCTGGTGGCTACCAAGACAGAACTAAGGGGCGATGAAGGTATTAAGAAGAAACTAACTTCTCCAGGCAATGAGCCAATTAGCactacagaaggaaaagctttaGCTGCCAGCATTGGGGCATATGCTTATCTGGAGTGTTCTGCCAAGACAAAAGAAGGTATTGATACAGCCCTGGAGATTATTAGCCAATGTGcattaaatgagaaaaggaggagaaagaggcacTACAGGCGCTGCCAAATTTTGTAA